From Toxorhynchites rutilus septentrionalis strain SRP chromosome 2, ASM2978413v1, whole genome shotgun sequence, a single genomic window includes:
- the LOC129766061 gene encoding craniofacial development protein 2-like, whose product MNFCLYVCLLSDSEIEIGEPIDMKIEKEKESFYSRLNSVIEKIPKEDIQLHLGDFNAKIGSDNEDLERVMGRHGLGQMSENGELFAEFCGNNNMVIGGSLVPHRPAHKVTWVSRDGRTENQIDHICISRKWRRSLLDVRNKRSADIASDHDLVIGEIRLRVARVQRREEKIGCRYDIRRLENPEVKRAFVEQLEARASELPPGGTVEEQWTGIKNTFTTTSDETLGKLRSGRREWMTDETWRIVDERRKAKADIGQARTRSAKAAARQRYADL is encoded by the coding sequence agaaagagaaagagagtttCTACAGCCGGCTGAACAGCGTGATTGAGAAGATTCCGAAAGAAGATATCCAACTCCATCTAGGTGACTTCAACGCGAAGATTGGCTCCGACAACGAGGACCTCGAGCGCGTCATGGGACGCCACGGTTTAGGACAGATGAGCGAAAATGGAGAGCTGTTTGCTGAGTTTTGTGGCAACAATAACATGGTCATTGGTGGATCACTCGTCCCTCACCGACCAGCGCATAAGGTCACCTGGGTTTCCCGGGATGGCCGAACAGAAAATCAAATTGACCACATCTGTATCAGCCGAAAGTGGAGAAGGAGCCTCCTTGATGTCCGCAACAAGCGCAGCGCTGACATTGCATCTGATCATGACCTCGTCATCGGTGAGATACGCTTGCGAGTCGCACGCGTCCAACGACGCGAGGAGAAAATCGGATGTCGCTACGACATCCGCCGGTTGGAGAACCCAGAGGTGAAAAGGGCCTTCGTCGAACAGCTTGAAGCCCGAGCCTCTGAATTACCACCCGGTGGAACAGTTGAAGAACAATGGACAGGCATCAAGAACACCTTCACCACGACAAGTGATGAAACTCTCGGTAAGCTGCGTAGCGGGAGGAGAGAATGGATGACGGATGAAACCTGGAGGATCGTCGATGAGCGGAGAAAGGCAAAAGCCGACATTGGGCAGGCACGCACTAGATCGGCTAAAGCAGCTGCCCGCCAGCGTTACGCTGATCTATAG